AATCCATTCTTCCCTTGCCAGTTTTCCCGTTACCGTTTACTCTTTTCATGTGACCTCCTTGCTTTCCGTTGTTTTCGTTCAAAAACATGGTAGCAGGTGAGGTCATACCTTCGTTTCAACTAAGTTTAGGACACTTTCGCTCTAAAAACCGATACGCTTAAGGAATATCCAATTACAGACCCGATAATCGGTTGAACCTCCATCCACCCGGCTATATAATCACCCAACCGGCCTTCATGGGCCGCATTTTTTCCGCCAGACGCGCGGTGTTTTGAGGTTATGGAATGATAGGATTTTTTTCGGCGAACCTAAAGTCGCTTTACGCCCGGCGGGAGCTGATCCTCACCCTGGTGGGGAAAGAGCTTAAGGCGCGGTACAGGGGTTCGTTTTTCGGCGTGTTATGGACGTTTCTCAATCCGCTATTGCTTCTGCTCGTCTATGCGCTGGTGTTCTCTGTGTACATGCGGGTGCAGGTGGAAAACTACGCGGTATTCATGTTCGTGGGGCTTTTGCCGTGGATATGGTTTTCCACATCGCTTCTCGACGGGGTAAATTCCATCGTAAGCGCCGGGAGCCTTATCACAAAGTCCATGTTCCCGGCGGAGATACTGCCGATGGTGAAGATACTTTCCAACCTTATGAACTATGTGTTCAGCTTGCCGCTATTGTTCATTTTCATGGCGATTTACGGTGTGCCGGTCAAATGGACTATCCTTTGGCTCCCCGTGATAATGATTGCGCAGCTTCTTTTTACTGTCGGGCTTGTGTACCTGCTGTCGTCGGTGAACGTGCGGTTCCGGGACACCCAGCACATTCTCGGCAACTTCGTCACCTTCTGGTTTTTCCTCTGCCCGATACTGTACCCGATAAGCCAGACGCCGCAGGAGTGGCGTTTCGTGTTTTACTTGAATCCAATGGCGCTATTGTCTGTGTGCTATCAGGACATCTTCATAAACGGCAATGCGCCGGATCCCTTGTTTTTCGCCATCCCGGCGCTGACGGGGGCCGTCATCACGTTGATCGGCTTTTATCAATTCGACAGGTACAAGGAGACGTTCGCCGAGGAGATTTGAGTCCATGGCGGCGGTGACCAGATGATTTCCATGACAGCGTTGGCTTTGGCCGCCAGCCTTGCCTTTGGCCAAGCCGGGGATTACGCCGGGCCGATCCCGGTCCAGAACCATCATCCGCTTTACGTGGGTTTGCTGTACCCGGTCCCGGAGGAGGCTGCCCCGGCAGGGTCATTCAAATGGACCATCGCCGCCAACCATACGAACGTTTATATGTTCGATTCCGGCGGCGAATGGAACGCCGCGCTGGACATGGAGCTTACCGAGGCGGACATCTCAGCCTCATTGCCCATAATCCCGGGGAAACTGGAGGCCGGATTTTC
This portion of the Nitrospinota bacterium genome encodes:
- a CDS encoding ABC transporter permease, giving the protein MIGFFSANLKSLYARRELILTLVGKELKARYRGSFFGVLWTFLNPLLLLLVYALVFSVYMRVQVENYAVFMFVGLLPWIWFSTSLLDGVNSIVSAGSLITKSMFPAEILPMVKILSNLMNYVFSLPLLFIFMAIYGVPVKWTILWLPVIMIAQLLFTVGLVYLLSSVNVRFRDTQHILGNFVTFWFFLCPILYPISQTPQEWRFVFYLNPMALLSVCYQDIFINGNAPDPLFFAIPALTGAVITLIGFYQFDRYKETFAEEI